In the genome of Hydra vulgaris chromosome 06, alternate assembly HydraT2T_AEP, the window aacaatctttttaatcttcatgtgttatatactttttaacaacaattttctTTACTCAATTTTACTTTACATTTTTGTTATCTTTTCCGTGTACTTTGTAAGAATACAACTTTGAGTCCAACAAATTCTTCAATTTGTGCTCCTCCAGTCTCAGCTTTAAACATTCCTATTACTTTCTTATTAAgacaaactttaaaatcaacattATTAATTGCTGGGTGCTTTGGGTTAAACTCACTTGCATCAAATTTGCTTTTAATATCTTTAGAAATATCGGAATAAAAGTCTTCTGTTTTAATTTCGTATGCTAAACAATCTGTATCTGTGAATAATAGTTTTGCTCGATcggcatattttttatttatgtaatcataatgaaattcatGCATTAGAGTTTTGCTCAAATCTAATATACACATTCCTAAGAAAACTGGTTtagcatattttaattttgttcttttcatatgtattgctattaagtttttatcaatattgttcTACTTTCAAAGTTCGGTTTTGATGCTAGTTTAATAGCTTCATTTCTGTCTGTTACTAATCTAATATTAACTCTGTTTTCAACATTCTCCATTGTTTTTCCAAATACTGAATTgttcatgagtttaaaaaagtctttttcaaaatcattcgTTGCTTTAGTTCTAAGGTTTGTATTTAGTTCAATGTATTCATTTAGCCATGCtctttcttcaaactttatgCCTCTATGAATTTTGTAATCTTTAATCTTAATCTTTCATatagttttagattttcataatgtactatataatttttcttattattcaaGTTTGGgactaatttttcaactttatcaatatttaatctTTCAGGTGCGAGAGGATAATCGTTATGTTTATCATGTAGATATTCAGGGTAATCTAAATCTACCTCTAGTATACATGGAATTGATTTCCagttttctatttcattttcgACCACCCATTTAAAACCATGTGTTGGAAGTGGTTTACTCATTGCCCATCCATATAAATTATTAGCATCTAAATATTGGATGAATCTTGATGGTTTGCTTTGATCATACTCATCACCCATGTACTTATTATTAGAAGTTACTAACCTATTTGATATcatactaattccacctcttataCCTTTCTTTATCATTAGTATCATATCGCAATCATTTAgcaattctaattttatttttgtttttttcaatgctGCATCCCTAGCTAATCCTGGTGATGTATAataccaagcaggatctaatttataacaattcatacaaacatttctaaaattttcaaagacgTCAGCTGGTAAAAGCACATCTGAAACATTGTACAAGTCATGATAATCtctaaatgttttgcaattAAACTTATTCCATACAATTTGTGCATGTGAGTAATCATTATCACTTATATCTTCATcgtttaattttgaaaagaatgATTCTTTTGGTGATAATTGTGTCtcattaaatgtattaatagAATCAACCCAATCATATGGGTATACACCTTTTCTTAGTAacaaatctaattttttcaGATTCTTCGAATCCATGAAAAATTCTTCGaattttttcattgaatataaTTTTCCGATATTTTTACACTGGTCTTTTGATAAATTCTTTGATAAAGCTTCTAAACTAGAAGGCATAAATCTATAACTATCTAAGAAACGAAGTTCACGTTTAACTTCAAATTTCTTACCCTCTTTAATATACTCATCGACTTTAATTTCTCTAGAAAAGctaatatacttttcttcattgtttGGTATACAACTCAATTTTCCTCCtgataatttctttataaataagtgAGAATCATAAccagataaattgtgaaatagtactggaaagaattttggaattttattatttaaattacaattttgatgagcagcacctctatattttccagtaatatgacaatgGTCATGTACTTTATTTTTTCCAAGATCTTTTCCACAAATGTGACATGATATTGCTGCATTAAAATCATGCTTGTTTTTAGGAgtaaatatcatcttttttggaaatttaatgatatcacaaatttttatgatatctttttgtaaactatcaacaaaaatttgtgtAACATCATCTGTTTCACTACTTGCAGTAAATGTGACTGGACTGCtttgataaaaactttaatcaaaacatttaatataatgaCAAAATGAACTTGGAATATGTTTCTGatattgtttaatataagaTTCATTCGTATTTGGTTCACAAGTGTTAATTTGTCtgataaaactttcaaagtcagCATATACTACAAATGGAACTCTCATTGATTTATTGTGATTAGTAAATTGCATTGTTGAATTTAGTTGTGGAAGTTCGATTCGTACTGAGTCATGTATTTCACAATACAATTTGTGATTTTATGATTAGATAAAGATTCTTCTGAATTAAATCCTAACAAATAATTTCTACATTAGTGttttttgcaatgtttattagatgtttgtgatgaaagtaatctgcttaaattttttattaaacagtaATGATTAGATCCTTCGGATCCATAAGAATTAGTTTCACCATTTGAGATTAATAGTAAATCTATTAAATGTTTGCGATCATTATTCTTTGATACGTGCAAAATATGAACTTCTGAATTTTTATAACCATATACATTGACACTGATATTTTGATTGTTCTTCTCAAATTGTGTGATTTGATTTCATGATACTGGAAAATCTATTTTTTCCcagtttattttttctgctttatCCTTAACCTCTTTATCAACTCTTTCAGGgtgattatcttttttaataaatgctctTGCAATACACCACTTAAAATATTGAttgtcttcattttttatattaattatcgcatttttatttgctaaatttttatcaagtgGAATGTATGATTTAGCTTTAATAGGATTAtactcaataatatttatatccaTCTTTTCAACAGAAACAAATCTCCAACCTGATCCTGCTTGTTGATATAATGATAAtgattctaaaattttctgcTTTGATATTTCATAAAACTCGTCTAAATCTGTTGTTTCTAATACAACTTGATTATTCGTTCTAAATGGAGTAGATGTGATAatagtttctcctgttttaaTATCAGTACGCTCCATTTCACAATAGAGAACTATATAAACCTTTGAATTTCTATTTTCGTTTAGTAATTTAAcagcacttttttttagcagcatTCATGAAAGATATAGCATCATATCCTTTTATTCCTTTAACTGAAAACTgattagttacatttttaacagctgattGTGATCATTTAAATTCTATCGGATTTCTAATTCCaaatttttgatacaaatttaaaactgtagattttaattcatcaacttttttattcacAACCTTTTTAATTGGTTCTGGAACATATGATACAATCTAATCTGCAAGAGAACTaatcttttcatttatttctaatttgtgTAACTTGTTGAAAAGGTGACGGAGATAAAATTATTGATGATATATCTGGAGCAGGCTCATCAAGTAGATATTACGTACCCATATGTTCGACTGATTGCATCTTTGTGTGCGATAACGCTCTTATGAGATCATCTTTTCtcattctataataatattcaatttttcGCTCTTTagcgatttgttttaattcttttaccGTTTTATTTTCGATTTTTATATAgcaagatatatttttttaattttcattttctttaaatgatttttcaaaatattttttcttttcaatatttcATATGTAAAGTTTCATATGAAATTTAAATGCATCCCCATCCTCCATAAGaattaataagtaatatttCGATATTTTGCAATCTACTGCTCTTTTGTAATTGTCaatgttctatatataaaagGTTCAGGgttaaaaatttctgaaaatattatatctgaAACAGCCTAATTTAGTAGATACTCTATAtccatttttatctaaattatcttttataagTTCAATAGCATTTGGATTTGCAGATAATATTGACCAACTTACTTTatctaaattgttttataatatttcaataGCATTAGGATTTTCAGATAAATTAATCCAACTTACTTTAtctaaattatcttttattagTTCAATAGCATTTGGATTTGCAGATATATAATACCAATCTACcttatctaaattattttttaacaattcaatcGCATTAGGATTCGCAGATAACTCTGTCCAATCTACATtatctaaatcattttttaacaattcaacCGCATTAGGATTTGCAGATAAATGATGCCAATATACTTTatccaaattattttttaataattcaatcGCATTTAGATTTTCAGATAACAATGACCAATTTACTTTAtctaaattatcatttaatatttcaatcACATTTGGATTTCTAGATAACTGatac includes:
- the LOC136081417 gene encoding uncharacterized protein LOC136081417: MTHFYQSSPVTFTASSETDDVTQIFVDSLQKDIIKICDIIKFPKKMIFTPKNKHDFNAAISCHICGKDLGKNKVHDHCHITGKYRGAAHQNCNLNNKIPKFFPVLFHNLSGYDSHLFIKKLSGGKLSCIPNNEEKYISFSREIKVDEYIKEGKKFEVKRELRFLDSYRFMPSSLEALSKNLSKDQCKNIGKLYSMKKFEEFFMDSKNLKKLDLLLRKGVYPYDWVDSINTFNETQLSPKESFFSKLNDEDISDNDYSHAQIVWNKFNCKTFRDYHDLYNVSDVLLPADVFENFRNVCMNCYKLDPAWYYTSPGLARDAALKKTKIKLELLNDCDMILMIKKGIRGGISMISNRLVTSNNKYMGDEYDQSKPSRFIQYLDANNLYGWAMSKPLPTHGFKWVVENEIENWKSIPCILEVDLDYPEYLHDKHNDYPLAPERLNIDKIKIKDYKIHRGIKFEERAWLNEYIELNTNLRTKATNDFEKDFFKLMNNSVFGKTMENVENRVNIRLVTDRNEAIKLASKPNFESRTILIKT